GGATCTTGCCTCACTCGGCATCTATGTTTTCAACTGGAGCTTCCTCAAAGAAAGGTTGATAGAGGACGAGCAGACTCCTGAAAGCAGCAACGATTTTGGCAAAAACATACTCCCAGAGACCGTGGATAGAGATCTGGGAAAACTTTTCGCCTTCGTTTTTGAAGGCTATTGGAGAGATGTAGGAACCCTCCAGGCTCTCTGGGAATCCAATATCGAACTGACCAGGCCGATTCCGCCTCTTAACCTCCACGATCCTACCTGGAGGTTCTATACACAGACCGAGGAATATCTACCGGCCTATGTAGGGAGGAGCTCGAGGGTCAGGAATTCTCTGATCAACGAAGGGGCTGAGATATACGGGCGCGTAGATAGTTCGGTGATCTTTCAGGGTGTACAAATAGGCGAGGGTTCGGTTGTTCGCAATTCAGTGATAATGACCAACACCAGAATAGGCAAAGGCGTGCTTATCGACAAGGCTATAATTGGCGAAAATTCCGTGATAAACGACGACTGTATATTGGGGTATGGAGAGGAAGTTCCGCACGAAACGCACCCGGGCATATACGATTCTGGCCTTGTCGTGGTTGGGTACGACGCCATCATTCCTGCCGGAATAAAGATCGGGAAGAACTGTGCGATTGCAAATCATGTGAGGGAGGGAGATTTTTCGGGCGATGTACCGGGCGGAAAGACGATCGCTGCGAAAGAATGATGGCTATCTCTCTTTCGGTCTGCTGATAGCGCTCCTGTTTGTGGCGGCAGCGATGATGTCCATGATAACACCTTTGAGTATCGCAACCAGCGCTTTCAGAGAGTGTTTATGGGAGTTCAGGCTGGCGATCACGCTGAAATCGATCTACCTGTCGGACTTCGAGGAGGCGGAAATGAACGGCTTAAAAATCGAAAAAAGTTCGAGAAGTGTCTTCTCGGATAAAACAGAAATCGAGATTATCCATTACCATATTACTGAGGGAAACAATTCCTTTGACTTCGAAAAAGTAGGAAATATTGCCAACATTTCTTAAAAGGAGGTTCGATATGAAGAAGTTTCTGTTAATCGCTCTGATAGTAACGCTATCGATTTTTGCACTCGCCCAGAGACTCACCATTCTCCACATCAACGACACCCACGGCCATATATGGCCCGAGGGAGAGTTCGGCGGGTTCGCCGCCATCGCGACTCTAGTGAATCAGGCTAGGATGTCCAATCCGAACACTATCTTTTTGCATGCTGGAGACATAAACACCGGCGTGCCTGAATCCGACCTTCAGGATGCCGCACCGGATATAGTCGCCCTCAACCTAATGAAGCTCGATGCCGTGACATTGGGAAACCACGAGTTCGACAACGACGCGAACGTTCTGGCCAAGCAGATGAACATTGCAGCCTTCCCGTTCCTGAGTGCCAACATATACAAAGACGGTAAACCGGCCTTCACACAGTACATAATTAAAGAAGTCGGAGGAATCAAAGTGGCGATAGTCGGCTTTACCGCTCAGGAATCCGAAATACTCGAGTATCTGTATGCAAAGGATTATGAGTGGAAAGAAATAGTTGAAGTGGCCAAAGAACTGATACCTCAGCTAGAAGCCCAGGCCGATATAATCGTCGCGTTGACACATATGGGGAGCAATCCGGTTATAGTTGGACCGAATTCCTGGGAATTGGCAGCGGCCGTCGATGGAATCGACGTGATCGTTGACGGTCACAGCCATACTTTCTACGAGAGACCGGAAGTTATAAACGGTACGTTGATAGTATCGGCCGGTGAATGGGGAAAGTACCTTGGAAAACTGGATCTGGACGTAGTCAATGGAACTATAACATTCGTCTCCTTCAGACCGATCAAGGTGGAGAACTCGATCACTCCGGATTTCGCAGTCGCCACTGTACTCGATTACTTCAAGAAAGCCGGCGGAGAGGCCCTTAACGTTGTGGTCGGCGAAACGACCATAAAGCTCGAAGGTGACAGAAATGTCGTCAGGGCACGGGACACAAACCTCGGCTACTTGATTTGCGATGCCATGATCTGGAAATCCGGCGCCGACATCGCGATAAGTAATTCAGGGGGTATTAGAGCCTCGATAGCGGCCGGTCCGATAACTTACCGTGATATTCTCACCGTTCTTCCGTTCGGCAATTCTCTGTACGTTATCGAAATAAGTGGCGCCGATTTCATGAAAGTCCTGGAATTCACCGCCACGATAGCAGCCGGACAGGGAGCGATGCCACAGGTCAGTGGTGTCAGTTATACGATTGAAAACGGTACCGTCAAAGATGTTTTAGTTAACGGGGAACCGATTGTGATGGATAAGATCTACAAGGTTGCCACAAACAACTACCTGGCTTCCGGCGGAGATGGCTATACAACTCTTGCCAACCACCCTGGTTACGATACGGGATTTGTTCTCGCTGATGTAGTAGTCGAGTATGTGAGCAAGATAAGCCCGATCACATCTTACCAGGAGAGTG
This portion of the Mesotoga infera genome encodes:
- a CDS encoding 5'-nucleotidase C-terminal domain-containing protein; the protein is MKKFLLIALIVTLSIFALAQRLTILHINDTHGHIWPEGEFGGFAAIATLVNQARMSNPNTIFLHAGDINTGVPESDLQDAAPDIVALNLMKLDAVTLGNHEFDNDANVLAKQMNIAAFPFLSANIYKDGKPAFTQYIIKEVGGIKVAIVGFTAQESEILEYLYAKDYEWKEIVEVAKELIPQLEAQADIIVALTHMGSNPVIVGPNSWELAAAVDGIDVIVDGHSHTFYERPEVINGTLIVSAGEWGKYLGKLDLDVVNGTITFVSFRPIKVENSITPDFAVATVLDYFKKAGGEALNVVVGETTIKLEGDRNVVRARDTNLGYLICDAMIWKSGADIAISNSGGIRASIAAGPITYRDILTVLPFGNSLYVIEISGADFMKVLEFTATIAAGQGAMPQVSGVSYTIENGTVKDVLVNGEPIVMDKIYKVATNNYLASGGDGYTTLANHPGYDTGFVLADVVVEYVSKISPITSYQESGRINRVK
- a CDS encoding glucose-1-phosphate adenylyltransferase; this translates as MAKKVVALILAGGQGTRLGILTDEIAKPAVPFGGKYRIIDFALSNCVNSGIYTVGVLTQYRPHVLSKHIGIGRPWDLDRKDGGVVILPPYVAQDDSNWYKGTANAVYQNIDYIDAYNPEIVVVLSGDHIYSMDYNEMIDYHLSKGADGTVACMRVPLSEAHRFGMMVTDFENRIVDFQEKPEKPRSDLASLGIYVFNWSFLKERLIEDEQTPESSNDFGKNILPETVDRDLGKLFAFVFEGYWRDVGTLQALWESNIELTRPIPPLNLHDPTWRFYTQTEEYLPAYVGRSSRVRNSLINEGAEIYGRVDSSVIFQGVQIGEGSVVRNSVIMTNTRIGKGVLIDKAIIGENSVINDDCILGYGEEVPHETHPGIYDSGLVVVGYDAIIPAGIKIGKNCAIANHVREGDFSGDVPGGKTIAAKE